In Cyprinus carpio isolate SPL01 chromosome A14, ASM1834038v1, whole genome shotgun sequence, a single window of DNA contains:
- the kdm2ab gene encoding LOW QUALITY PROTEIN: lysine-specific demethylase 2A (The sequence of the model RefSeq protein was modified relative to this genomic sequence to represent the inferred CDS: substituted 2 bases at 2 genomic stop codons) → MEEDSSRYSKRLRTGTRRRYQDDSISDDEIEGKRSFDVDEKLQSDRYNSDLVKIMDGKDFTLEYIQREGLRDPIIFKKADGLGLKMPDPDFSVSDVKLFVGSRRMVDVMDVTTQKGIEMSMGQWRRYYETPPSEREKLYNVISLEFSHTKLEHLVKRPTSVDMIDWVDNMWPRHLKESQRDSTNAIIDMQYPKVQKYCLMSVEGCFTDFHIDFGGTSVWYHILRGRKVFWLIPPTPQNLELYENWVLSGKQGDIFLGDKASMCQRIELKQGYTFMIPSGTHAVYVXIETLVFGGNFLHSFNIPMQLNIYNIEDRTRVSTQTSTRLFHCCPFVSFFXLSLCLWFVVQFYKEDVIKQGGFNGQEENVVKDEEEEMVKEEPEPEEEAASPARPGVKVHLTPFELQGLWELLHKLEELPAHKKCVPSGIRNAPALLSDIRKLLEEHANDNPKLSYTGKPIVKWPKRPSWYQPPPPLSLLYRPRAPGSAPVLPPVPRPVKPSSSISALRRRRVRCKRCEACLRTECGDCNYCRDMRKFGGPGRLKKSCVLRQCLAPALPLTAVCAICKEGYQESVDSESVQTLMECSECAQITHPECIKVPGEGIINKDLPSCWECPKCVQGKKIESSSSSEEDTDSSVSNGSRLSGPPAKRAYREGIGVGGLRIGRRGRPPLSFSSLPLTRSRRQPPPSQRLLLQHQQNRRRAGALELQLRKRIKLERNKIIQSTRSSVSLSPKLLRQRSLERGGVVRAGPGRSISRGRGMSSCRGRGVRLRGGGRGGGLRERMEMEVERDDSVEEEQEERKENGQYNGKENRPQRPGGKAGEDENGESHRNGESEGSSEGGEATPSDTSVVLSDDVRGQGSCVTVTLQPSRGRRDPSAIVPKLEANLSSRSLPQNHKALLRPPLRNGAPRSDGPHSPADRLHVNKSHALLSSPHTLTRSASKHSHMVRSLRSNFRDSPHRLTRERIGKKARSEKAKSSDSCPSSTLRPSAEQNGGNEPGWEREVWVSVFRYLTRAELCVCMAVCKSWYKWGCDKRLWTRISLSRCRSISPQALTGIIKRQPVTLDLSSANISKKQLSWLINRLPGLKDLVLSGCNWASVSALSSPSCPLLRSLDLSWADGVKDAQIRELLNPPGSDNRSQMKNMQCLWLCGLEVTEATLRLIIRHMPLLTRLELSHCPITDGALNLLSAVGSSTRNTLTHLNLAGCSRLTDRCLVYLRRLSCLSVLDLRDCKGVSRQACESFISELSVNALYCLSDDKLIQRIS, encoded by the exons GCGGCGATACCAAGACGACAGCATTTCAGATGATGAAATCGAAGGGAAGAGGTCCTTTGACGTTGACGAGAAACTCCAAAGTGATCGCTACAACTCCGATCTGGTCAAAATTATGGATGGGAAAG ACTTCACCTTGGAGTACATCCAACGGGAGGGACTCCGGGACCCCATTATCTTCAAAAAAGCAGATGGTCTTGGCTTAAA GATGCCTGACCCAGACTTTAGTGTCAGTGATGTGAAATTGTTTGTGG GCAGTCGCAGGATGGTGGATGTGATGGATGTGACCACTCAAAAAGGCATTGAGATGTCAATGGGTCAGTGGAGGAGATACTATGAGACGCCGCCTTCTGAACGTGAAAAGCTGTACAATGTGATCAGCCTGGAGTTCAGTCACACAAAACTAGAGCATCTAGTCAAGAGACCTACCTCG GTTGATATGATTGACTGGGTGGACAACATGTGGCCACGGCATCTTAAAGAAAGTCAGAGAGACTCCACCAATGCCATTATAGACATGCAGTACCCTAAAGTACAGAa GTATTGTCTGATGAGCGTCGAGGGATGCTTCACAGATTTCCACATAGACTTTGGAGGCACATCAGTCTGGTATCATATCCTCAGGGGAAGAAAG GTGTTCTGGCTGATCCCGCCCACACCTCAGAACCTGGAGCTCTATGAGAACTGGGTGTTGTCAGGGAAACAGGGTGACATCTTTCTCGGCGATAAAGCCAGTATGTGCCAACGGATTGAACTGAAGCAAGGCTACACATTCATGATCCCTTCAGGTACACATGC TGTTTACGTTTAAATTGAAACTCTGGTGTTTGGGGGAAACTTTCTGCACAGCTTTAACATTCCCATGCAGCTCAACATTTACAACATTGAGGACCGCACACGGGTGAGCACTCAAACAAGCACTCGATTATTCCATTGTTGCCCATTTGTGAGCTTTTTCTGactgtctctgtgtttgtggttTGTAGTTCAGTTCTAT AAAGAGGATGTGATTAAACAAGGAGGCTTTAATGGTCAAGAAGAAAATGTAGTGAAGGACGAGGAGGAGGAGATGGTGAAGGAGGAGCCAGAGCCGGAGGAAGAGGCAGCATCTCCTGCTCGTCCAGGGGTGAAAGTTCACCTGACACCCTTTGAGCTGCAAGGGCTTTGGGAATTACTGCACAAGTTGGAGGAATTGCCAGCACACAAGAAATGCGTCCCATCAGGCATCAGAAATGCCCCAGCATTACTCAGTGACATACGG AAGCTGCTAGAGGAACATGCCAATGATAACCCCAAATTGTCTTACACTGGAAAACCAATTGTCAAATGGCCCAAAAGG CCCTCGTGGTATCAGCCGCCGCCGCCTCTGTCTCTGCTGTACCGCCCGCGCGCTCCCGGTTCAGCCCCCGTGTTGCCGCCCGTTCCTCGACCCGTGAAGCCGTCTTCCTCCATCTCGGCTCTGAGACGCAGGCGTGTGCGCTGCAAGCGCTGCGAGGCCTGTCTGCGCACCGAGTGTGGCGACTGCAACTACTGTAGGGACATGAGGAAGTTTGGAGGACCAGGCAGACTCAAGAAGAGCTGTGTTCTCCGTCAGTGTCTTGCA CCGGCGCTACCTCTTACTGCAGTGTGTGCCATATGTAAGGAAGGCtatcaggagtctgtagactccGAGTCCGTCCAAACGCTCATGGAATGCTCCGAATGCGCTCAGATCACTCATCCAGAATGTATAAAG GTGCCCGGTGAGGGTATTATTAATAAGGACCTGCCCAGTTGTTGGGAATGTCCAAAATGTGTCCAGGGCAAGAAAATAGAG tCTTCCAGTAGTAGTGAGGAGGACACAGACAGCAGTGTGTCCAACGGCAGTCGCTTGTCTGGTCCTCCGGCTAAGCGAGCATACAGAGAAGGGATTGGGGTGGGGGGTCTGCGTATAGGACGCAGAGGCCGCCCACCCCTCTCCTTCTCTTCGCTGCCTCTGACCCGCTCCAGACGGCAGCCGCCTCCTTCCCAGAGACTCCTGCTGCAGCACCAGCAGAACAGGAGGAGAGCAGGAGCACTGGAGTTACAGCTCAGGAAAAGG ATAAAATTAGAAAGGAACAAAATCATCCAGTCG acCCGttcgtctgtctctctttctccaaAGCTCCTGCGTCAGCGGAGTCTGGAGAGAGGGGGGGTAGTCAGAGCGGGACCCGGACGGAGCATTTCGCGTGGCCGAGGGATGTCCTCCTGTCGTGGGAGAGGGGTACGACTCCGGGGCGGAGGCCGAGGGGGAGGCCTGAGAGAAAGAATGGAGATGGAGGTCGAAAGAGATGACTCTGTGGAAGAAGAACAGGAGGAGAGGAAAGAGAACGGACAGTATAATGGTAAAGAGAACCGTCCTCAGAGACCAGGGGGTAAAGCTGGTGAAGACGAGAACGGAGAAAGCCATCGAAACGGAGAGAGCGAGGGAAGCAGTGAGGGAGGAGAGGCCACTCCATCTGACACTTCTGTGGTGCTAAGTGATGATGTCAGAGGCCAGGGGTCCTGCGTCACGGTGACGTTACAGCCATCGAGGGGTAGGCGCGACCCTAGCGCCATTGTTCCCAAACTGGAAGCCAACTTGTCTTCTAGAAGCCTTCCACAAAACCACAAAGCCCTGCTCCGTCCCCCACTGCGAAACGGCGCCCCTCGCTCAGACGGTCCTCATTCACCTGCGGACAGATTGCACGTAAACAAATCACATGCTCTTTTGTCATCACCACACACTCTGACCAGAAGCGCATCCAAACACTCACACATGGTGCGGAGTCTGAGATCAAACTTCAGAGATTCCCCTCACCGGCTGACTCGAGAGAGAATTGGGAAAAAGGCTCGATCGGAAAAGGCGAAGTCCTCAGACTCTTGTCCCAGTTCCACCTTGCGGCCCTCAGCGGAGCAGAACGGAGGGAACGAGCCCGGCTGGGAGAGAGAGGTTTGGGTGTCCGTGTTCCGCTACTTGACTCGTGCAGAGCTGTGCGTTTGCATGGCTGTTTGTAAGAGTTGGTACAAATG GGGCTGTGACAAGCGTTTATGGACGCGGATCAGTCTGAGCCGCTGCCGCTCTATAAGTCCTCAGGCCCTCACGGGCATCATTAAACGCCAGCCTGTCACTCTGGACCTCTCCTCGGCCAACATCTCCAAGAAGCAGCTCAGCTGGCTCATCAACCGCCTGCCAG GCCTTAAGGATCTGGTGCTATCAGGGTGTAATTGGGCATCAGTCTCTGCACTGAGCTCTCCAAGCTGTCCTTTACTGCGCTCTTTAGACCTTAGCTGGGCTGATGGTGTCAAAGATGCACAAATCAGGGAGCTGCTGAACCCACCAG GCAGCGACAACCGTTCCCAGATGAAGAACATGCAGTGCTTGTGGCTGTGCGGTCTGGAGGTGACCGAAGCCACGCTGAGGCTGATCATCAGACACATGCCTCTGCTCACTCGTCTGGAGCTCTCGCATTGTCCCATCACAGATGGTGCTCTCAACCTCCTCAGCGCCGTGGGCTCCTCCACGcgcaacacactcacacacctcaaCTTAGCAG GTTGCAGCCGCCTGACAGACCGGTGTCTGGTGTACCTGCGGCGCTTGTCCTGTCTCTCCGTACTGGACCTACGCGACTGCAAAGGGGTCTCGCGACAGGCGTGCGAAAGCTTTATCTCCGAGCTGTCTGTCAATGCCCTCTACTGCCTATCAGATGACAAGCTCATCCAGAGGATATCGTAA